From Thermoflavifilum aggregans, a single genomic window includes:
- a CDS encoding SusC/RagA family TonB-linked outer membrane protein — protein MSKALPIRVLWLSFLCVIMSFTSSLAQEKMVSGQVLAPDGSPLVGVTVKVKGTNRGTTTDVNGRFQLSTAPGETLQFSFIGYTPQEVKVDDQSAFRVTLQPTRSQLNEVVVTALGQQQQERTLGYAVQKISGADIENTHRTDFVEALQGRVAGLTVSTTSGMPGASDAIQLRGINSIGLSNSPLFIVDGVPVDNSTFSTASLTSINQSAVDYANRRFDFTNRIADLNPNDIESITVLKGPEATALYGIDATSGAIVITTKSGKAGKPTVDYNGTLTTTKLYRFPEVQRVYDRGFNGVFDPSSVSYFGPRIPAGTQFYDNIHHFFRTGIRQTHDLSFSGGNNQITYRLSSSYLDDQGVVPNTDYKRINVALRVNARISNKLSTDASISYIQADNTKAEKGPTSFLLGLYLWPPYMDVRDYLNPDGSKKLVYPNHTPDQEYDNPFFSVNKNHFYDKTRRVIGNFGITYDPLRWLSISGRLGNDAYTTNGMIYYNANSTFAYQFKGRIDQYTSIVQNLYTQLLVKASYDFGQWHTSLLLGNAVYNNSNHTEAQSGQNFLVNDFVSLNIANPLTISNLTSLVRKRLIGVFGEFNLGYKEIFHLQLTGRNDWTSTLPIGRNHFFYPSANLSFAFTEIPALAGLKQVISFGKLRASVAQVGKDAPPYQIYPGLLPQTTTGGGFAFNFNGPNPYLRPEQTTSYSYGAHLEFYNSRLILDGEYYKTKSIHQIVPLVRKSYAPGFVLYTINGGSLTNHGLELTLTATPVQTSALRWDITVNYAFNRSKLLSLPSGVTEFYNSDTWLYGNLRNGMKVGGPLTTFTGATWMRNNNGDILINPLNGYPLKDNSFQVVGDRNPKYTGGVNNSFEWKGFTLSFLFDFRRGGDVFNATALQLYRLGLSTATLNRETPVVVKGVLKDGMENSSKPTPNTIQITPMYNSNYFSNVSVESDFVEKNINWIRLRDVYLMYDIPKKWLGRQHTIQALSVSISSSNLFMITNYSGQDPDVNGTTPATLGSGGAGIDYNVVGKPRVFNFTLNARF, from the coding sequence ATGTCCAAAGCATTACCCATCCGTGTCTTATGGCTCAGCTTCCTGTGTGTAATCATGAGCTTTACGAGTTCCCTGGCTCAGGAGAAAATGGTTTCAGGGCAGGTATTGGCGCCTGATGGCAGCCCTCTTGTAGGCGTTACCGTTAAGGTGAAAGGAACGAACAGAGGTACCACTACAGATGTCAACGGCCGTTTTCAGCTTTCAACCGCTCCGGGAGAAACTTTACAATTCAGCTTTATTGGCTATACGCCGCAGGAAGTGAAAGTAGATGATCAGTCAGCCTTCCGGGTTACGCTGCAGCCCACCCGATCACAATTGAATGAAGTGGTGGTTACAGCTCTGGGGCAACAGCAACAGGAGCGCACGCTGGGTTATGCGGTACAGAAAATCAGCGGTGCGGACATTGAAAATACACACCGAACGGATTTTGTGGAGGCTTTGCAGGGACGTGTGGCCGGTTTAACGGTGAGTACCACCAGCGGAATGCCCGGAGCCTCAGATGCCATTCAGCTTAGGGGCATCAATTCCATCGGATTAAGCAATTCTCCATTGTTCATCGTAGATGGTGTACCGGTTGATAACTCCACTTTCAGCACGGCTTCTTTGACGTCTATCAACCAAAGCGCAGTAGACTATGCCAATCGCCGGTTTGATTTTACCAATCGCATTGCAGATTTAAACCCCAACGATATTGAAAGTATTACCGTGCTGAAGGGTCCTGAAGCTACTGCTTTATACGGTATTGATGCTACCAGCGGAGCGATTGTGATTACTACCAAATCGGGCAAAGCCGGCAAACCCACTGTGGATTACAACGGTACGCTGACCACTACCAAGCTCTATCGTTTTCCGGAAGTGCAGCGTGTATACGACCGCGGATTCAATGGTGTTTTTGATCCCAGTTCAGTCAGTTATTTTGGTCCGCGTATTCCTGCCGGTACCCAGTTTTACGACAATATTCATCATTTCTTCCGCACGGGCATTCGCCAAACGCATGACCTATCTTTTTCCGGTGGGAATAACCAAATCACCTATCGTTTATCATCCAGCTATTTGGATGATCAGGGTGTGGTGCCCAATACGGATTACAAAAGAATCAATGTGGCTTTGCGTGTGAATGCACGGATTTCAAACAAACTCTCCACCGATGCTTCCATTTCCTACATCCAGGCTGACAATACCAAGGCCGAAAAAGGTCCTACCAGCTTTTTGCTGGGATTGTATTTATGGCCACCCTATATGGATGTGCGCGATTACCTGAATCCGGATGGTTCTAAAAAACTTGTGTATCCCAATCATACACCTGACCAGGAATATGATAATCCATTCTTTTCTGTAAACAAAAATCATTTTTATGATAAAACTAGAAGGGTTATAGGCAATTTTGGTATTACCTACGATCCGCTGCGCTGGCTATCCATCAGCGGTCGCCTGGGTAATGATGCCTATACTACCAATGGCATGATTTATTACAATGCCAATTCCACCTTTGCCTATCAGTTTAAAGGCCGCATTGATCAGTACACATCCATTGTACAGAACCTGTATACACAATTGCTTGTGAAGGCTTCCTATGATTTCGGGCAATGGCATACGTCTTTGCTGTTAGGAAATGCGGTGTATAACAACAGCAATCACACTGAGGCACAAAGCGGGCAGAATTTTCTGGTGAATGATTTTGTTTCTTTGAATATCGCCAATCCCCTGACCATCAGCAATCTTACCAGCTTGGTAAGAAAACGCCTGATCGGCGTGTTTGGTGAATTCAATCTGGGATATAAGGAAATCTTTCATCTGCAACTGACGGGCAGAAACGACTGGACTTCTACTTTGCCTATCGGTCGGAATCATTTCTTTTATCCGTCAGCAAATCTAAGCTTTGCTTTTACCGAAATCCCTGCGCTTGCAGGCTTGAAACAGGTCATCAGTTTCGGCAAGCTACGAGCTTCGGTAGCACAGGTGGGAAAAGATGCACCACCCTATCAGATTTATCCGGGTTTATTGCCGCAGACGACGACAGGCGGCGGATTTGCATTCAATTTCAACGGACCCAATCCTTATCTTCGTCCGGAACAAACCACTTCTTATTCCTATGGTGCGCATCTGGAATTTTACAACAGCCGCCTGATTCTGGATGGAGAATATTACAAAACCAAATCCATTCACCAGATTGTGCCCCTGGTGCGTAAATCGTATGCTCCGGGATTTGTGCTTTACACCATCAACGGCGGAAGCCTCACCAATCACGGCCTGGAGCTGACGCTGACAGCTACTCCTGTGCAAACTTCGGCTTTGCGCTGGGATATTACAGTCAATTATGCATTTAACAGAAGCAAATTGCTTAGTCTCCCATCCGGTGTAACGGAATTCTATAATTCCGACACCTGGCTGTATGGCAATCTGCGCAATGGCATGAAAGTAGGCGGCCCTCTGACTACCTTCACCGGCGCTACCTGGATGCGCAACAACAATGGCGATATTCTCATTAATCCATTAAACGGTTATCCCTTAAAAGACAACAGTTTTCAGGTGGTGGGCGATCGCAATCCGAAATATACCGGTGGCGTGAACAACAGCTTTGAATGGAAAGGTTTTACGCTTTCCTTTCTGTTCGATTTCAGGCGTGGAGGTGATGTATTCAATGCAACGGCCCTGCAACTCTATCGCCTGGGATTAAGTACGGCCACGCTCAACCGTGAAACACCTGTAGTTGTGAAAGGTGTATTGAAAGATGGAATGGAAAATTCTTCCAAGCCTACACCCAACACCATTCAGATTACGCCGATGTACAATTCCAATTATTTTTCCAACGTGAGTGTGGAATCGGATTTTGTGGAAAAAAATATCAACTGGATACGGCTGCGTGATGTGTATCTGATGTATGATATTCCAAAGAAATGGCTAGGGCGGCAGCACACCATCCAGGCATTGAGCGTAAGCATTTCTTCTTCCAATTTGTTTATGATTACTAATTACAGTGGCCAGGATCCCGATGTGAATGGTACCACGCCTGCCACACTGGGTTCCGGTGGTGCCGGTATTGATTACAATGTAGTGGGAAAACCCCGCGTATTCAATTTCACCCTGAATGCCCGTTTTTGA
- a CDS encoding DUF167 domain-containing protein codes for MSVHTILTIRVHAPSRHTRYRWLDQQTLKMEVCAPREKGKANEQLIADLAARLQISRQEVHILTGHQSTTKRVSIPLSLAEIHLRMP; via the coding sequence ATGTCTGTTCATACCATTTTAACCATCCGAGTACATGCGCCTTCCAGGCACACCCGTTACAGGTGGCTGGATCAGCAAACCCTTAAAATGGAAGTCTGCGCGCCCCGGGAAAAAGGAAAAGCGAATGAACAGCTGATTGCCGACCTGGCAGCCCGTTTGCAGATCAGCAGGCAAGAGGTGCATATCCTCACAGGGCATCAATCAACCACCAAAAGAGTATCTATTCCGCTTTCCCTGGCAGAAATTCACCTGCGGATGCCTTGA
- a CDS encoding DUF4397 domain-containing protein, which yields MKYILSLAFLTIISLEACKKNQIAIPVNPATDYASVKFVNGEPNTTRSYQFLWNGQKITGTGLAYAGIFPGTVEYAALAPGQGTIAVSIDGDTTFTPVAQANISIESGKRYGIIWSGDISKDPFVMVENRTQPTDSGYVMVQCVNLIQSNQTIDILSLPDSTVLFAAVPYKGVKDYVKLPYAGTYLVRETGTHITLAKATLSLSQTRNYTWYVRGKQYDTLATSKTKITLDYYTNGYPQTP from the coding sequence ATGAAATACATTCTATCACTTGCTTTTCTGACCATCATCAGCCTGGAGGCATGTAAAAAAAATCAGATTGCTATTCCTGTGAATCCGGCAACTGATTATGCATCCGTGAAATTTGTAAACGGCGAACCGAACACCACCAGGAGTTATCAGTTTTTATGGAATGGACAAAAAATTACCGGTACGGGACTAGCGTATGCAGGCATATTCCCTGGTACGGTGGAATATGCTGCCCTTGCGCCCGGACAGGGAACCATAGCTGTCAGCATAGATGGAGATACCACATTTACTCCAGTAGCACAGGCCAATATCAGCATTGAGAGTGGTAAGCGTTATGGTATCATCTGGAGCGGAGATATCAGCAAAGATCCTTTTGTGATGGTTGAGAACCGTACTCAACCCACAGATAGCGGATATGTAATGGTGCAATGTGTGAATCTGATTCAATCCAACCAAACCATAGATATTCTTTCACTGCCCGATAGCACGGTGTTGTTTGCAGCTGTTCCTTACAAAGGCGTGAAAGATTATGTCAAACTTCCTTATGCAGGCACCTATCTGGTGCGGGAAACAGGAACACATATTACATTGGCCAAAGCAACACTTTCACTTTCTCAAACCCGTAACTATACCTGGTATGTGAGAGGGAAACAATACGATACGCTGGCAACAAGTAAAACAAAAATTACGCTGGATTATTACACCAATGGCTATCCGCAAACACCATGA
- a CDS encoding SusD/RagB family nutrient-binding outer membrane lipoprotein has protein sequence MKKFSTYIFSLLILLGLAMSFTSCKKYLDINSDPSNPDNVEAALWLSPILSKMAVDIGFDGRYLGCYNNFFHYYAGSSNADLYGYYPASDNMGQIWRMVYFDMGMNLSRMIENGMNAQQWDYVGVGYALRAWGWLTATDYHGPIIIRNAFIEDPNMSEYDYDDQPYAYQTVFALCDSALAYLNRTDGGVSQANLARGDLVYKGDRSKWIKFVYGLKARAMQTLSNKASQYYNPDSVIAWVNQSFASNADNMLVPFNGNSSADANFLGPTRNNFSTYRQSQFIVNLMNGTMFGQADPRMPVMLVTDAAGNYRGADAVLGDTARSVTSRALLNPYGLSRSPQHGDPGKYVFSEGPFPIMTYAELQFCKAEAAYKKGDMATALAAYTAGIGAHIQFCGLKLTDPSVVSFLSNPQVIPADPNQLTLSMIMCQKFIALWGFGYVEVWNDLRKYHYTDIDPKTGQQVFMGFTLPLPSQMYVDNNGKPAYRVRPRYNSEYVWNMNALKKIGADQPDYHTLECWFSQP, from the coding sequence ATGAAAAAGTTCAGCACCTATATTTTCAGCTTGTTGATATTGCTGGGATTGGCTATGTCATTCACCAGCTGCAAAAAATATCTGGATATCAATAGCGATCCCAGCAATCCCGATAATGTGGAAGCTGCATTATGGCTATCGCCCATCCTTTCCAAAATGGCTGTGGATATAGGTTTTGACGGTCGTTATCTCGGTTGTTATAATAATTTCTTCCATTATTATGCCGGTAGTTCCAATGCTGATTTGTATGGTTACTATCCTGCAAGTGATAACATGGGGCAAATATGGCGGATGGTTTATTTTGATATGGGGATGAACCTGAGCCGGATGATTGAAAATGGTATGAATGCACAGCAGTGGGATTATGTGGGTGTGGGTTATGCATTGCGCGCCTGGGGCTGGTTGACAGCAACCGATTATCATGGTCCAATTATCATCAGAAATGCGTTTATCGAAGATCCGAACATGTCGGAATATGATTACGATGATCAGCCGTATGCCTATCAAACGGTTTTTGCTCTGTGCGATTCAGCACTGGCTTATTTAAACCGTACCGATGGTGGTGTTTCGCAGGCCAATCTGGCCCGTGGCGATCTGGTATATAAAGGAGATCGCAGCAAATGGATCAAATTTGTGTATGGCCTGAAAGCAAGAGCCATGCAGACGTTATCCAATAAAGCATCCCAGTACTACAATCCGGATTCAGTTATTGCCTGGGTCAATCAATCCTTTGCCAGCAATGCCGATAACATGCTGGTGCCTTTCAACGGCAATTCCTCTGCAGATGCCAATTTTCTTGGCCCCACCCGCAACAACTTCAGCACCTATCGGCAGTCTCAGTTTATTGTGAATCTGATGAATGGTACGATGTTTGGCCAGGCAGATCCGCGCATGCCGGTGATGCTGGTTACGGATGCAGCCGGAAATTATCGGGGAGCCGATGCAGTATTGGGTGATACAGCGCGATCCGTAACCAGCAGGGCCCTTTTGAATCCCTATGGACTGAGCCGCTCACCGCAGCACGGCGATCCGGGTAAGTATGTATTCAGCGAAGGCCCCTTCCCTATCATGACATATGCGGAATTGCAGTTCTGCAAGGCCGAAGCTGCCTACAAAAAAGGAGATATGGCCACGGCGCTGGCAGCTTATACAGCCGGCATTGGTGCACATATCCAGTTCTGTGGACTGAAACTTACCGATCCATCGGTGGTAAGTTTCTTGAGTAACCCACAGGTTATTCCTGCTGATCCCAATCAACTTACCCTTTCGATGATTATGTGCCAGAAGTTTATCGCACTTTGGGGATTCGGATATGTGGAAGTATGGAATGATTTGCGCAAATATCATTACACCGATATAGATCCGAAAACAGGACAACAGGTTTTCATGGGCTTCACCCTACCCTTGCCCAGCCAGATGTATGTGGATAACAATGGTAAACCTGCTTATCGCGTGAGACCCAGATATAATTCGGAATATGTTTGGAATATGAATGCATTGAAAAAGATTGGTGCTGATCAGCCCGATTATCATACATTGGAATGCTGGTTCAGCCAGCCCTGA
- a CDS encoding beta-N-acetylhexosaminidase — MPPIFHNQLVRRILLFSWMFCITLTTTSKGQSIDTPAIIPRPVSMHLRPGNFILNAQTTYWLSDDSLRPDWEIFQQDIQQATGFRLSAATRLSNRNMIALRILPQPDNQLGPEGYRLSVSPQQVELSANTRAGIFYGLQTLLQLLPPQIESHEPVKGVAWSIPCVQIVDFPRFHWRGLMLDVSRHFFTKQEVEAYIDEMARFKFNVFHWHLSDDNGWRIEIKGLPRLTSVGAWRVSRTGDFGTFDPPQTGEPADDGGYYTQDDIREVVAYAAQRHITILPEIDVPAHSLALIAAYPNLSCTGLPYAVNPGSPFYRILDNVLCTGKDSTYIILDTIFAQIARLFPGPYIHVGGDEAYKGFWAQDPRDQAVMQQNGLHSLEELQGYFERRVEQIVIKHGKKMIGWDEILEGGLAPEAAVMSWRGIQGGIAAARQQHNVVMSPWGHCYLDLYQGDPLVEPKTYGMLRLDSVYFYEPVPPGVDSSYILGIQGNLWTEHVPNLRHAEYMTWPRALAIAEVGWTPAAEKNWPDFIRRVEAEFPRFDAQQVKYATSMYQPIIQPVRDSVTAELEVKLHTQMGGLKIYYSFDGTNPDSFYPAYQGKPLSFPKGATELRVVSYRGQQQMSPVITITRDELVQRLGY; from the coding sequence ATGCCACCCATTTTCCATAATCAGCTCGTGAGGCGGATCCTCCTGTTCAGCTGGATGTTTTGTATCACACTGACAACCACATCCAAAGGCCAATCCATTGACACACCTGCTATCATTCCCCGGCCTGTATCCATGCATCTGCGGCCAGGCAATTTTATCCTGAATGCCCAAACCACGTACTGGCTTTCAGATGATTCCTTGCGACCAGATTGGGAAATATTTCAGCAGGACATTCAACAAGCGACCGGATTCAGGCTTTCGGCAGCAACCCGGCTTTCAAACCGAAACATGATAGCCTTGCGCATATTGCCTCAGCCCGATAACCAGCTGGGCCCGGAAGGTTATCGTTTATCCGTTTCGCCGCAACAGGTTGAACTATCGGCCAACACCCGTGCCGGGATTTTTTACGGCCTGCAAACCTTGTTACAGCTATTACCTCCGCAAATAGAAAGCCATGAGCCTGTGAAAGGGGTTGCATGGTCTATTCCCTGCGTGCAAATCGTGGATTTCCCACGCTTCCACTGGCGTGGACTGATGTTGGATGTAAGCCGGCATTTTTTTACGAAACAGGAAGTGGAAGCTTATATAGATGAAATGGCGCGGTTTAAGTTCAACGTGTTTCACTGGCATCTGAGCGATGACAATGGCTGGCGTATTGAAATCAAAGGCCTGCCCCGGCTCACCTCGGTGGGCGCCTGGCGGGTGTCGCGCACGGGCGATTTCGGAACTTTTGATCCGCCGCAAACCGGAGAACCCGCCGATGATGGTGGATATTACACCCAGGATGATATCCGGGAAGTAGTTGCCTATGCCGCACAAAGACATATTACCATCCTGCCGGAAATTGATGTACCTGCGCACAGCCTGGCACTCATAGCCGCATACCCCAATTTGTCGTGCACAGGCTTGCCGTATGCAGTAAATCCGGGCAGCCCGTTTTATCGCATCCTCGATAATGTGTTGTGTACAGGAAAAGATTCTACCTATATCATACTGGATACCATTTTTGCCCAGATTGCCAGGTTGTTTCCCGGACCTTATATTCATGTAGGCGGGGATGAAGCCTATAAAGGATTCTGGGCACAGGATCCACGCGATCAGGCTGTGATGCAACAAAATGGACTTCATTCGCTGGAAGAGTTGCAGGGTTATTTTGAAAGACGCGTGGAACAAATCGTCATCAAACACGGCAAAAAAATGATTGGCTGGGACGAAATTCTGGAAGGCGGCCTGGCTCCGGAAGCTGCTGTGATGAGTTGGCGGGGCATTCAGGGCGGAATAGCTGCGGCCCGGCAACAGCACAATGTGGTGATGAGTCCCTGGGGACATTGCTATCTTGATCTTTATCAGGGTGATCCCCTGGTGGAACCGAAAACCTATGGCATGCTGAGGCTGGACAGTGTGTATTTCTATGAACCTGTACCGCCGGGCGTAGACAGCAGCTATATTTTAGGCATCCAGGGAAACCTATGGACCGAACACGTGCCCAACCTGCGCCATGCCGAATATATGACCTGGCCCCGAGCACTGGCCATTGCCGAAGTGGGCTGGACACCCGCCGCCGAAAAAAACTGGCCTGATTTCATCAGAAGGGTGGAAGCAGAATTCCCGCGTTTTGATGCGCAGCAAGTAAAATATGCCACCAGCATGTATCAACCCATCATCCAGCCCGTGCGGGATAGCGTCACGGCCGAACTGGAAGTGAAACTCCACACCCAGATGGGAGGTTTGAAAATATATTATTCCTTTGACGGCACCAACCCGGATTCCTTTTATCCGGCTTACCAAGGCAAACCTTTGTCATTTCCGAAAGGAGCCACGGAGCTGCGGGTGGTAAGCTATCGCGGCCAACAGCAAATGAGTCCCGTAATTACCATAACAAGGGATGAGTTGGTGCAAAGACTGGGATATTAA
- a CDS encoding class I SAM-dependent methyltransferase, whose amino-acid sequence MGLQQFWDERYSQPGYAYGTAPNVFFRQQIDKLTPGRLLMPAEGEGRNGVYAAQRGWQVDAFDISEKGREKALRLAQQAGVSMRYWVGDLDSLSFPESHYDAIGLIFAHFPASRRRVYHQRLVQLLKPGGRIILEGFSKAHLTYQQRNPAVGGPQDEKVLFSKRELTEDFQGLQLEFLGECEVTLQEGIYHVGQGKVIRLVALKPLP is encoded by the coding sequence ATGGGTTTGCAACAATTCTGGGATGAAAGGTACAGCCAACCGGGATATGCGTATGGTACCGCTCCCAATGTATTTTTCAGGCAGCAGATCGATAAGTTGACTCCGGGGCGATTGCTTATGCCGGCTGAAGGTGAGGGTCGCAATGGGGTGTATGCGGCTCAGAGAGGCTGGCAGGTGGATGCTTTTGATATCAGCGAAAAAGGCAGGGAAAAAGCCCTGCGTCTGGCCCAGCAAGCCGGAGTGAGCATGCGTTACTGGGTGGGCGACCTGGACAGCCTGAGTTTTCCGGAATCTCATTATGATGCGATCGGATTGATTTTTGCCCATTTTCCTGCATCCCGGCGAAGAGTTTACCATCAGCGTCTGGTACAATTGTTAAAGCCTGGTGGAAGGATTATTCTGGAAGGGTTTAGCAAAGCTCATCTGACTTATCAGCAACGCAATCCTGCTGTGGGTGGCCCACAGGATGAAAAGGTGTTGTTCTCTAAAAGGGAGCTGACCGAAGATTTTCAGGGACTTCAGTTAGAATTCCTGGGGGAATGCGAAGTAACGCTTCAGGAAGGTATCTACCACGTGGGCCAGGGCAAAGTGATACGTTTGGTGGCTTTAAAGCCTTTGCCATAG
- a CDS encoding DUF4382 domain-containing protein has translation MKNKHFSFPAILMAAAAMLGLGLSSCQKSSSSDTIPPDKNQLEIRFTDDAGFFDSIVVDIQMVAVRIDTSQSNEGREDHHPEGEEWGELFGDHDQGWEDQDAHAIWDTLNIQAGQYDLMQLSNGADTLLSSDYIPKGKIIAIRITLGSNNYLVKNGVKYPLNLVDGYNNVYIRIYGDQIAQVHPGSYKLWIDFDAGRSVVKVWNGTFYLKPFIRAFVVSNMGTVQGFVLPMDAYPVITLYNSTDTLYALPRKDGFFKIWGVDEGTYSLFINTSNGYRDTTISNVQVTAGHITDIGTIHLSK, from the coding sequence ATGAAAAACAAGCATTTTTCATTTCCTGCCATCTTAATGGCTGCAGCAGCTATGCTGGGTTTAGGGCTCAGTTCCTGTCAGAAATCCAGCAGCTCTGATACCATTCCACCTGATAAAAATCAGCTGGAAATTCGTTTCACCGACGATGCAGGATTTTTCGACAGCATCGTGGTTGATATCCAGATGGTAGCCGTAAGAATTGATACTTCCCAAAGCAACGAAGGCCGGGAAGATCATCATCCGGAAGGCGAAGAATGGGGTGAATTGTTTGGGGATCATGATCAGGGATGGGAAGATCAAGATGCACATGCGATTTGGGATACCCTCAACATCCAGGCCGGGCAATACGATCTGATGCAGTTGAGCAATGGTGCTGATACATTGCTGTCGAGTGATTACATTCCGAAAGGAAAAATTATTGCCATCCGAATCACACTGGGAAGCAACAATTATTTGGTGAAAAACGGAGTAAAATATCCGTTGAATCTGGTCGACGGGTACAACAATGTGTACATTCGGATATATGGCGATCAGATTGCACAGGTTCATCCGGGATCTTACAAATTATGGATTGATTTTGATGCAGGTCGCTCTGTGGTAAAAGTATGGAACGGAACCTTTTACCTCAAACCCTTCATTCGTGCTTTCGTAGTTTCGAATATGGGTACTGTGCAGGGATTTGTATTACCCATGGATGCTTATCCCGTAATCACATTGTACAACAGTACCGACACCCTGTATGCTTTGCCAAGAAAAGATGGATTCTTTAAAATCTGGGGCGTGGATGAAGGTACATACAGCCTGTTTATCAATACTTCGAACGGCTATCGTGATACCACGATCAGCAACGTTCAGGTTACAGCAGGACATATAACGGATATCGGTACCATACATCTCTCGAAGTAA
- a CDS encoding cytochrome c maturation protein CcmE domain-containing protein: MKRFQIILLVLIAIAIGVIVSLVGDFSTYETFASAARHPDKEYRVIGVLDKALPQVYDPQKDPNYFSFYVKDKAGNIRKVVYTGSRPTDIERSEQIVLTGHMQDSVFQCSQILMKCPSKYKNDQVAMGQMSGSNSHSGQ; the protein is encoded by the coding sequence ATGAAACGTTTTCAGATTATCCTGCTGGTGCTTATCGCAATCGCTATTGGTGTCATTGTGAGCCTGGTAGGAGATTTTAGCACCTACGAAACATTCGCTTCGGCAGCCCGTCATCCGGATAAGGAATATCGGGTGATTGGTGTGCTCGACAAAGCCTTGCCTCAGGTGTATGATCCCCAGAAAGATCCCAATTATTTTAGTTTTTATGTGAAAGACAAAGCGGGTAATATCCGCAAAGTGGTGTACACCGGGAGCAGACCTACCGATATTGAACGATCAGAACAGATTGTATTGACCGGACACATGCAGGATAGCGTATTTCAATGTTCACAGATCCTGATGAAATGCCCCTCAAAGTATAAAAATGATCAGGTGGCCATGGGTCAGATGTCAGGCAGCAATTCTCATTCCGGTCAGTAA